One window of Desulfovibrio sp. genomic DNA carries:
- a CDS encoding asparaginase — MRALFSGTAMTTPSTSLPKVALIATGGTIAGVAPTPLEQISYQAGVLTVDRMLETLPGIEGVARITSVQCGNLPSENITPEHWAMLGEQCAKVLQDPEICGVVLTHGTDTLEESAFYLHLTLASPKPVVLTGSMRPATSLSADGPINIRDAVAVAACQQAQARGALLVMNSRVLSARTAVKVATLDVEAFRALESGCLGRVINGDPQFYYGGEENPALAGTFAELAGRSNLPRVDVIYGCAGMPVDLVRYSMERSAGIVLAGMGNGSMPDAVRHELRQAIASGIPVIRCSRTGSGPVTPLDEYEGFVAGGMLSPAKARVLLMLTLEQQKDAEPAARMLAVREVFALGGKL; from the coding sequence CTGCGCGCACTTTTTTCAGGAACAGCCATGACTACACCATCCACTTCGCTGCCAAAGGTGGCCCTTATCGCCACAGGCGGCACCATCGCTGGCGTGGCCCCCACGCCCCTCGAACAGATCAGCTATCAGGCGGGCGTGCTCACCGTTGACCGCATGCTCGAAACCCTGCCCGGCATAGAGGGCGTGGCCCGCATCACCAGTGTGCAGTGCGGCAACCTGCCCAGCGAAAACATCACCCCCGAGCATTGGGCCATGCTGGGCGAGCAGTGCGCAAAAGTCCTGCAAGACCCGGAAATCTGCGGCGTGGTGCTCACCCACGGCACTGATACGCTGGAAGAATCGGCCTTCTACCTGCACCTTACCCTTGCCAGCCCAAAGCCCGTAGTGCTCACCGGCTCCATGCGCCCGGCCACCTCGCTGAGCGCCGACGGCCCCATCAACATTCGCGATGCCGTGGCCGTGGCGGCCTGCCAGCAGGCTCAGGCACGCGGGGCGCTGCTGGTCATGAACAGCCGCGTGCTCTCGGCCCGCACGGCGGTAAAAGTTGCCACCCTTGATGTGGAGGCCTTCCGCGCGCTGGAATCGGGCTGCCTTGGCCGCGTTATCAACGGCGATCCGCAGTTTTATTACGGCGGCGAGGAAAACCCCGCGCTGGCCGGAACCTTTGCCGAACTGGCTGGCCGCAGCAATCTGCCTCGTGTGGATGTGATATACGGCTGCGCGGGCATGCCTGTTGATCTGGTGCGCTATTCCATGGAGCGCAGCGCGGGCATCGTGCTGGCCGGCATGGGCAACGGCTCCATGCCTGACGCAGTGCGCCACGAGCTGCGCCAGGCCATTGCCAGCGGCATACCTGTTATCCGCTGCAGCCGCACGGGCTCCGGCCCTGTGACTCCCCTTGATGAATACGAAGGCTTTGTGGCCGGGGGCATGCTTTCGCCCGCCAAGGCCCGCGTGCTGCTCATGCTTACGCTGGAACAGCAGAAGGATGCCGAGCCCGCCGCGCGCATGCTCGCCGTGCGCGAAGTGTTTGCTCTTGGCGGCAAACTGTAG
- a CDS encoding sirohydrochlorin cobaltochelatase, producing MQRNAPHSILHFFTRTLLPLLLLCAVLGAPVVSPAGEPAAKAAAAVPQGKAGVLLVAFGTSVPEALVAMKAVDEEFKAAFSGQPVVWAYTSQIIRKKIAAEGHPVGGISDGLAKLASEGVNVVRVQSLHVMAGEEFSALERAVLIDLQKNPGRFEAVYLGRPMLESKKDAQELIKAITADVKSLRGKDAALVLMGHGQSHGRADLTFEGTRAVFHDADKRVYMATVEGARSVDDLLTELKAAKVKKVVIEPLMLVAGDHARNDMAGDEEDSWASKLKAAGFKVEANIKGLGEIAGARAILVRHAQESADDLTKEPKKQ from the coding sequence ATGCAGCGTAACGCGCCGCATTCCATTCTGCATTTTTTCACTCGTACCCTGTTGCCCCTTTTGCTGCTCTGCGCCGTGCTGGGCGCTCCTGTTGTTTCCCCAGCTGGTGAGCCCGCCGCCAAAGCGGCCGCCGCCGTGCCCCAGGGCAAGGCTGGCGTGCTGCTGGTTGCCTTTGGCACCAGCGTGCCCGAAGCCCTCGTTGCCATGAAGGCCGTGGATGAGGAATTCAAGGCCGCTTTTAGCGGCCAGCCTGTGGTGTGGGCCTATACCTCGCAGATTATCCGCAAAAAAATCGCCGCCGAGGGGCATCCCGTGGGCGGCATCAGCGACGGTCTGGCAAAGCTTGCCAGCGAGGGCGTCAATGTTGTGCGCGTGCAGTCGCTGCACGTAATGGCGGGCGAGGAATTCAGCGCCCTTGAGCGGGCCGTGCTCATCGACCTGCAGAAAAATCCCGGCCGCTTTGAGGCCGTGTATCTTGGCCGCCCCATGCTCGAATCAAAGAAGGACGCGCAGGAACTCATCAAGGCCATCACGGCTGATGTCAAAAGCCTGCGCGGCAAGGATGCGGCTCTGGTGCTCATGGGCCACGGCCAGAGTCACGGTCGTGCCGACCTGACCTTTGAAGGCACACGCGCCGTGTTCCACGATGCCGACAAGCGCGTGTACATGGCCACGGTTGAGGGCGCGCGCAGCGTGGATGATCTGCTGACAGAGCTCAAGGCCGCCAAGGTCAAAAAGGTTGTGATCGAGCCGCTCATGCTGGTGGCGGGCGACCATGCGCGCAACGACATGGCTGGTGACGAGGAAGACTCGTGGGCCTCAAAGCTCAAGGCCGCCGGGTTCAAGGTCGAAGCCAACATCAAGGGACTGGGCGAGATTGCGGGTGCACGGGCCATTCTGGTGCGCCATGCGCAGGAAAGCGCCGATGATCTGACAAAGGAGCCCAAGAAGCAGTAG
- a CDS encoding phenylacetate--CoA ligase, whose protein sequence is MSYRFIPQLTDEDIRRKQLEGLRYTVRQAWNSPQYRAKLEACGVKPDDITSLDDLRRLPTSDVDDLREGYPLPLLCVPPRDVARIHASSGTTGKRKILAYTQRDIDTLGLQIARCFELAGFTPEDRMQLAVGYGLWTAGAGFQAGSEKLGMLTVPVGPGNLEMHLQLLQDLGATGFTATASMALLLAEEVERADLRGKIKLRRMICGSETRSEKMRLAIESKLGLEGCYDIGGMTEMYGPGTAIDCDAHEGLHYWADLFIIEVLDPATMQPVAEGEVGEMVVTSLSKEAVPLLRYRTHDLSRLLPGKCACGLDMPRHDRILGRSDDMIIYRGVNIYPGQIMEVIGQFAELGGEYQVELTRDERALDHLALTVERGQGQGAGNDESVARELENRLHKAIMARVSVNVADYASLPRTFSKSKRVVDKR, encoded by the coding sequence ATGTCGTACCGCTTTATTCCCCAGCTCACCGATGAGGATATCCGTCGCAAACAGCTTGAAGGCCTGCGCTACACCGTGCGGCAGGCCTGGAATTCGCCCCAGTACCGGGCCAAGCTGGAAGCCTGCGGCGTAAAGCCCGACGACATCACAAGCCTTGACGACCTGCGCCGCCTGCCCACCAGTGATGTGGACGACCTGCGCGAGGGCTACCCCCTGCCCCTGCTCTGTGTGCCCCCGCGCGATGTGGCGCGCATCCACGCCTCCAGCGGCACCACGGGCAAGCGCAAGATTCTGGCCTACACCCAGCGTGACATCGACACCCTTGGCCTTCAGATCGCCCGCTGTTTCGAGCTGGCGGGTTTTACCCCCGAAGACCGCATGCAGCTTGCCGTGGGCTACGGCCTGTGGACGGCTGGCGCGGGCTTTCAGGCGGGCAGCGAAAAGCTGGGCATGCTCACCGTGCCGGTGGGCCCGGGCAACCTTGAGATGCACCTGCAGCTTTTGCAGGATCTGGGAGCCACCGGCTTTACGGCCACGGCATCCATGGCCCTGCTGCTGGCCGAAGAAGTGGAACGCGCCGACCTGCGCGGCAAGATCAAACTGCGCCGCATGATCTGCGGTTCCGAGACACGCAGCGAAAAGATGCGCCTCGCCATCGAGAGCAAGCTGGGCCTTGAGGGCTGTTATGACATCGGCGGCATGACAGAAATGTACGGCCCCGGCACGGCCATCGACTGCGACGCCCACGAGGGCCTGCACTACTGGGCCGACCTGTTCATCATTGAAGTGCTCGACCCCGCCACCATGCAGCCCGTTGCCGAAGGCGAGGTGGGCGAAATGGTTGTTACCAGCCTGAGCAAGGAGGCCGTGCCCCTGCTGCGTTACCGCACCCACGACCTTTCGCGTCTGCTGCCGGGCAAATGCGCGTGCGGGCTGGACATGCCCCGCCACGACCGCATTCTTGGCCGCTCGGACGACATGATCATCTACCGTGGGGTCAATATTTACCCCGGCCAGATCATGGAAGTTATAGGGCAGTTCGCGGAGTTGGGCGGCGAATACCAGGTGGAGCTCACCCGCGACGAACGCGCCCTCGACCATCTGGCCCTCACCGTGGAACGCGGGCAGGGACAGGGCGCGGGCAATGACGAATCTGTGGCGCGCGAGCTGGAAAACCGGCTGCACAAGGCCATCATGGCCCGTGTTTCTGTAAACGTGGCCGACTACGCCAGCTTGCCGCGCACATTCAGCAAATCCAAACGCGTTGTCGACAAGCGCTGA